One window of the Streptococcus parasanguinis ATCC 15912 genome contains the following:
- the argS gene encoding arginine--tRNA ligase translates to MNNKELIASELAKVIDSLDQDAILNLLEQPKSSDLGDIAFPAFSLAKVERKAPQAIAADIAEKIDQSAFEKVVATGPYVNFFLDKSKISDQVIKSVIEAGADYGQQDEGHGQNITIDLSSPNIAKPFSVGHLRSTVIGDALSNIFRKMGYNTIKINHLGDWGKQFGLLMVAYKKWGSKEAVEANPIDELLKLYVRINAEIENDPELDEEGRKWFKKLEDGDPEATELWQWFRDESLVEFNRIYKLLGVEFDSLNGEAFYNDKMDEGVQILEDKGLLKESKGASIVELDDVNLPPAMIKKSDGATLYITRDIATAMYRARTYNFVKNIYAVGQEQSNHFRQLKAVLKKMGFDWSDDMVHVDFGLVTKNRQKLSTRKGNIILLEPTLQEAISRAKAQIEEKNPELENKEEVAHAVGVGAVKFYDLKTDRRNGYDFDLEAMVSFEGETGPYVQYAYARIQSILRKANFTPSTDATYSLSDPESWEIIKLLQDFSRVVKRAAENYDPSLIAKYAINLAQAFNKYYAHTRILDESPERESRLALSYSTAVVLKEALRLLGVDAPEKM, encoded by the coding sequence ATGAACAATAAAGAACTCATTGCTAGTGAATTGGCCAAAGTGATTGACTCTCTTGACCAAGATGCTATTTTAAATTTGCTTGAACAACCAAAATCATCTGATCTTGGTGACATTGCTTTTCCAGCCTTCTCACTTGCAAAAGTGGAACGCAAGGCTCCTCAAGCAATCGCTGCAGATATTGCTGAAAAGATCGACCAAAGCGCCTTCGAAAAAGTCGTTGCAACTGGACCTTACGTGAACTTCTTCTTAGACAAATCTAAGATCTCTGATCAGGTAATCAAATCCGTCATCGAAGCAGGTGCAGACTACGGTCAACAAGACGAAGGTCATGGACAAAACATTACCATCGACCTTTCAAGTCCAAATATCGCAAAACCATTCTCAGTTGGTCACTTGCGCTCAACCGTTATTGGGGATGCTCTTTCAAACATCTTCCGCAAAATGGGCTACAACACGATTAAAATCAACCACTTAGGGGACTGGGGTAAACAGTTCGGTCTCTTGATGGTGGCCTACAAAAAATGGGGTAGCAAGGAAGCTGTCGAAGCCAACCCAATCGATGAATTGCTAAAACTTTACGTTCGAATCAACGCTGAAATCGAAAACGATCCTGAGCTTGATGAAGAAGGACGTAAATGGTTCAAAAAATTGGAAGATGGGGATCCAGAAGCAACTGAATTGTGGCAATGGTTCCGTGATGAAAGCTTGGTGGAATTCAACCGTATCTACAAACTCCTCGGTGTTGAGTTTGATAGCTTAAACGGAGAAGCTTTCTACAACGACAAGATGGATGAAGGGGTTCAAATCCTTGAAGACAAAGGCTTGTTGAAAGAATCTAAAGGGGCTAGCATCGTTGAGTTGGATGATGTCAACCTTCCACCAGCTATGATCAAAAAATCAGACGGTGCAACCCTTTATATCACTCGTGATATCGCAACTGCTATGTATCGTGCACGGACTTACAACTTTGTGAAAAACATCTATGCTGTAGGTCAAGAACAATCCAACCACTTCCGTCAGTTGAAAGCTGTTCTGAAGAAAATGGGATTTGACTGGAGCGACGATATGGTTCACGTTGACTTTGGTTTGGTGACAAAAAACCGCCAAAAATTGTCAACTCGTAAAGGAAATATCATCCTTCTCGAACCAACTCTTCAAGAAGCGATCTCTCGTGCCAAAGCTCAGATCGAAGAAAAGAATCCTGAACTTGAAAACAAGGAAGAAGTGGCACATGCAGTCGGTGTTGGCGCGGTTAAATTCTACGACTTGAAGACGGACCGCCGCAACGGTTATGACTTCGACCTCGAAGCCATGGTATCCTTCGAAGGAGAAACTGGACCTTACGTTCAATACGCATACGCTCGTATCCAATCGATCCTTCGCAAAGCCAACTTTACACCATCAACAGATGCTACATACAGCTTGAGCGATCCTGAAAGCTGGGAAATCATCAAGCTTCTCCAAGACTTCTCTCGTGTTGTCAAACGTGCTGCTGAAAACTATGATCCATCCTTGATCGCAAAATATGCCATCAACTTGGCTCAAGCCTTCAACAAATACTATGCACACACTCGTATCTTGGATGAAAGCCCTGAACGCGAAAGCCGTCTTGCTCTTAGCTACTCAACAGCAGTCGTCTTAAAAGAAGCCCTTCGCTTACTTGGTGTCGATGCACCTGAGAAAATGTAA
- the nrdI gene encoding class Ib ribonucleoside-diphosphate reductase assembly flavoprotein NrdI: MKVSFVYISLSGNTESFVRRLSDYLLEAHPELEIEKVHVKDLVKEGQPFFEMTNPFITFLPTYLEGGNGVDNGDVEILTTDVADFIAYGDNASKCLGVVGSGNRNFNNQYCLTAKQYSQRFGFPMLADFEMRGMLGDIKKVATIIEDLYHL; this comes from the coding sequence ATGAAAGTATCCTTTGTTTATATTAGTCTGAGTGGGAATACAGAGAGTTTTGTCCGTCGCTTAAGTGACTACTTGCTGGAAGCCCATCCTGAACTTGAAATCGAGAAAGTTCATGTGAAAGACCTAGTCAAAGAGGGCCAGCCCTTCTTTGAAATGACCAATCCTTTTATCACTTTTTTGCCAACCTATTTGGAGGGTGGAAATGGTGTTGATAATGGTGATGTGGAAATTTTGACGACAGATGTTGCGGATTTTATTGCTTATGGAGACAACGCCAGCAAGTGCTTAGGAGTGGTTGGATCAGGCAATCGGAATTTTAACAATCAATATTGTCTAACTGCTAAGCAATACAGCCAACGTTTTGGTTTCCCTATGTTAGCCGATTTTGAAATGCGGGGGATGTTGGGAGACATCAAAAAAGTGGCTACTATTATAGAGGATTTGTATCATTTATAA
- a CDS encoding ABC transporter permease: protein MKKKPIYLYILLFFSTVGTLTSAVSTFGASKSFELTDDFAKQLGLTTAQDKADYVAYYEKSAQLNQSPLTFLFVSLILIALLATFYFLFMKQDLLTAHYTYMGQILLSQAFSCYNYFAGRPLLASFSTPSLRQRYLASSSIALLLLTALSLLFLGIVLYKTLRLRKAQARA from the coding sequence ATGAAAAAGAAACCTATCTATCTTTACATCCTGTTATTTTTCTCTACGGTTGGAACCCTGACTTCAGCTGTCTCAACCTTTGGAGCTTCAAAGAGTTTTGAGCTGACAGATGATTTTGCGAAACAACTTGGTTTAACAACGGCTCAAGACAAGGCTGACTATGTGGCATATTATGAGAAATCAGCCCAACTCAATCAGTCTCCACTAACCTTTTTATTTGTTTCCCTGATTCTGATTGCCTTACTGGCAACTTTCTATTTCCTCTTTATGAAGCAGGATCTGTTAACAGCCCATTATACTTACATGGGGCAGATTTTATTAAGTCAAGCCTTCTCTTGCTATAATTATTTTGCAGGGCGTCCACTATTAGCTAGTTTTTCAACCCCGTCCCTTCGCCAACGATATCTGGCATCTTCGTCCATTGCTTTGTTACTCTTGACTGCTTTATCCCTTCTCTTCCTTGGAATTGTTTTGTATAAAACCTTGCGTTTGAGAAAAGCTCAAGCTAGGGCATAA